The sequence below is a genomic window from Silene latifolia isolate original U9 population unplaced genomic scaffold, ASM4854445v1 scaffold_20.1, whole genome shotgun sequence.
tgattcaccaACTCTATTGATTCGATTGATCGGCTCAAagctccattgattgattgattgattgactccattcgattgattggctcgattgattgattcggctccattgattgattgattcagctcagctctaaaaagccagaaagaacagggcctaaatctTAGTATTAGGCGAAAAAAATACGTTCAGACTTCAGAAttcagatacaacaacaacatcagaaccttaatcccaaaatgatttggggtcggctgacattaATCATCCTTTAAGACCGTTCATGAGTGAACGCACGCCTTAAAATGCgaagaaaaatagaaaagggaaaaatgaaaaacaaaaggtaGAGCGAAACATAATATAAAATCAAGGTAaatttataggttttaaaatcgcaGTCcgaatttcttttataaaaatttaaaatttaaatcgaaaaTAGGGAAAAATAATGGTACAAACTTAACCAAAAATGTATCCTTCTTGACGTTAGGAATTTGGCTCATTTATTTGTCCATGCTTAAAATGGTGGTACAAACTAAAAAGGATGATGATAGGGCGCCACcctaattaaataaaaaaaaaaagaaatttttttttattaattttcgttTTTGCGCCAAATATTAAAGGATAAATACGTAATTTTACCTTATCTTATAGTATTCCCCTAGAATCAAAACTCTTAACAAATCAAATTAtcttcattaaaaaaaaaaaaattaataatcatCAAATTATCAGTGACAATACGTCACTTCATCACAAAACTCTTCTCCTCTGTTCATCCCTTCATCACAAAACATCACTTCCTCCCTTCATTACAAAACTTCTACTTGGTCTCAAAATTTAACACGGTTGTTCTATTACCAATTCATTGATTGAATTCAATTTGCTCTGAGTATTAAATCCAATTGGTACTGGGTACGTTCACAATCTTTGCCGAAATTCAACATCTTCAGACGCGAAGTTGTCGCCGGTTTGTTCGTTTTCACTACTACTTCCTCCGtattagtcatttgtttaccttttactcgcttcatctcaatcatttgtttacatatgctAAAAATACTCTTTACAAAGAAcacaaaacgtaaataaatgaatgagacGAGTGAGTACTAATTTGCTCTTTGTCCAGTTTATAGTGATGATTTAGATTGCATTTTCTACATTTCGAATTTTACGAAATCGTTAATTTGTTGCACTGTTAGTATGTTCTGCTTGATCGATTGAGTTCATTTCGAATTTTATTGAATCGTTAATTTTATGGAATCGTTATTTCAGAGCAACAAATTGAGCTCTAGAGTTAATTTTATGAAATCGTTAATTTGTTGATTCAGTAATAGAAATAAGCAGACCCATATCCCCAAAAACTAGCTCCAACATCCGTATCTCCATACCCGTGTCTGAATCCGTTTCTGACTGCAATCCTTCTACCAAATGTTAGAGCTGCCACAATGAGCAGCAGCACAATAAACTGTGGTCTAAGAACTGATCATATTTCATTGCAGAAGAAAATATATCAGGCCTGTATTATACTGCATGCTAGAACTGATAGAACTGATATTTTACATCATAataaaacaagaaataaaaatGAAGTTAAGCCTAAAGATTGTAAGTTTGGTGATGAACAGCTACAATCCATTTTTGTAATGTCAGGTATGGACAATCAAAGTGGCAGTAATATTGACGATATACATGATGAGAGGATCGAGACAGAATGTTTTCCAGGTTTTTCAGGGGATGATAATGATGGGGAGTATAATTTTGAGGATATTGGTCTATCTGATGATGAGGAACTTATACCAGGAAGCAATTCAAGTACTTTAGAAGAGTGTGCGAAAGAGAATGGTGAAGAAGATAATTTTTACAACTCTGATAAAGAAGTCGATGATGAGAATGAACATTTCGTTGAAATGAAGtggaagcgccaaaagatggcatgAAGTTTGACACAGTTGAAGATTTACTCAAACATCTCACTGACTATGCTAAACAATGTGCTTTTTCTGTTCGATTAAGGAATGTGAAGCCGGCCCGAAATACAAATAAGCCAGCTAAGCACATTTTATGGATTTGCCATAAGGGTAGACAACAATCGAGTAGGtcgaaaaataaaatgaaacctAGACCTTCTCAGATGACAAATTGCGGCGCAAATTTCAACGCGAAGGAGTTTGAGGGTCAATGGATGTATACGAGTGTCAACTTGGATCATAATCATCCCCTTAAGCTCGAAGATATCAGATATTTACGAGCTTATAGAAAAGTGCCAAAAGAAGTTGAGAGGAGAATCATGATAAACGATGAAATTTGGTATAAGGCCTTCTAAAACCTATTTGGCTGAGGCGGTGAAAAGTCATGGCTTTCAAAATCTTCCCTTCCTAGAGAGAGATATGAGAAACCTGCTACAAAAGAAGAGACAAGAGAAATTGGCTGGACCAGATTCCGTAGCTTTGTATAATTATTTCATGAAATCCATGAAGGAGTCAAATAACTTTTTTTTCGCGATGGACTTGGAGTGTGATGGTCGTATCCGTAATGTAATGTGGGTGGATTCTAGGAGTAGAGCAGCATACAAAGATTTCAGTGATTTCGTTGGCCTCGATAGTACATATTTGAAAAATAAGTACGAGATGCCATTTGCTCCTTTTATAGGGATAAATCATCACGGACAAACAATACTTTTGGGTTGTGCACTACTATCTAGCGAGGATATTGAAACCTATAGGTGGTTATTGAGGACATGGGTAGATTGCATGGGTGGTGTGGCACCTAAAGCTATAATCACTGATCAGAGTGTTCCTATAACAAAAGCAATTAAGTTGGAAATGCCGAATACTAGACACCGGTGGTGCCTTTGGCATATTATGgagaaacaaaacaaaaagttcAAGAGTTACAAATACTTCCACGAGATTAAAGGAGCCATGTCGAGGTGTGTTTATGACTCAATGAGCGTTGATGAGTTTGAAGCGAGTTGGAAGGAGTTTGTTGACCTCTATGAATTGAAAAATAATGCCTGGTTGTATACTTTGTACAAAGATAGACATCGTTGGGTTCCCACTTTTCTAATCGATTGTTTTGGCGGGCATGTCAACTACACAAAGAAATGAGAGCGTAAATGCTTTTTTTAAGGGTTACGTTAATAGTAAGACATCATTAAAAGAGTTTGTGCTTAAATATGATCTTGCCCTAGGTCCAAAATGTGACAAGGAAAATCTTGGCAGAGCACCGGTCAAGGAACACAAGGTACCAGATTGTTACTAAATTTCTTTGCCGAAAGATTTTTTCAACCAGTTTACACATTATGCATTCCAAAAGGTGATGGATGAGGTAAGAGGTTGCATGTATACTACTCCTAGTATCCATACAGATGAAGAAGATTTTAGAGAGTTCAAGGTGGAAGACACTCGTGAATTTGGTGATTTTTGGATAGAGAAGAGGGTAGAGTACACGGTGAAGTTACGAGAAGGGCACAAATGAAGTATATTGTAGTTGTAAGCTTTTTGAAACACGTGGCATCATGTGTCGGCATTCTCTAAAAATTCTTTATGATGCGGGGGTCCAAAAATTCCAAACTTCTATATTGTTAATCGATGGAGGAAGGATATTGATAGACCGTACATGAGAGTTAAAGTTCCTTATTATGATCCGGTGAAAAGTGAGTGTGTTATGAGGTATCAAAAAATGCAAGAGGAATTTGAAAAACTTGCCATTAAAGCAATGAATTCTCTTTGGTGACTTCGATCTTGTATTGATGGTATTACGACTATTAGCCAAAATCTTACAACGAGAATGACATTGCTAATGAGGGTAGAATGTCATCTCGAACAAGTCACCAAAATGAAGATCGGCGAGGTATCATATTTTTCATGGATAATTCAGATGGATCTCAGACTAAGGTTGCATTACAAGACCCGAATCAAGTGAAAGGCGTCGGAAGACCAAGAATAATGATTAGACAAAAAGACCGGTGTctcaaggaaaaaaaaaatcacagaGGACAAACCCGCAAAACAAAACATCTCAGGTTAGCATAACTAGCATTTGTCGTATAATGAAGGTTTGTAGTCCTGAATGACGCTTCTTGGAGAGTACAATTGCAGTGAGTGAGTAGTATTCATGCACAATTTAAGACGCTAAATTAATTTCTTGATTGAGCAGATCATTGGAGTTGCTTTGCCAAGAAATTTTCTGGGTGATGTGTTTCTTTTTCTGTTAATAGCGATAGGGGTAGTTAATTTTGGGTTTTGTTTTGCTCTTTGCATTTTCATGTTATAGTTATTGCTTTTGATTTCCATTGTTTTACCAAAAAAATGAACAGGAAAACATTCCAAAGAAGAGGAAAAATAGAAATCTTTGGGCGCACAAGATGAAATGGCCTCGGATGAAGATGATTTATTTCTAAGACCAAGTGCGAGTGTTGCTAATTGTGGACCAACAACTCACTTATCAGATGATATACATCATCCCGGTGAATATACAAGGATGTTGGTGAGAAAATACCCAACCTAGTAAAGTTTCAAGTTTCTTAATGTCAAAAAATTAATTTAGCGTTTTAAATTGTGCAGCAATATTTTGAACAAAGAGGACAATCAAATAACCTTGTGAATGAAAAATTAAGTAGATCAAACATGGAGCAGCAGTCATAGTTTGAAAGACCGTCTTGGAACGATCAAGTCAGCTGGCGCATTCGTTGAAAtactattgtttcattgtttcatTTGATTCATCTATGACGAACTTATTAGACTCTTTGACAATTTCAAGAAATAATTGGTGGAATAGATTGCTTTAATGTATTCAGTATCaaatgacattgttgatgaagttGCTTAAGACGTAGTTGATGCTTAAGTCGTAGTTGATGTATCTATTTTTGTCATTTACTACATTTTTGACTAAATTTGTGAACAATTCTCTGAGCACATTCTTATACTTACAGTTTTTCAATATTCCTCCTGCCTGTTTTCAACCAAATCTTGGACAGGAAGTGCATGTTTCTCCTCTGTAATGCAATCATGGCCATTCTTGCCGTTAAGTCCAGGTTATATTCAGATGTTCAGCATTCATTATATAATGCTGAACACGACATGTTATTGCAGACTTTGTTCAAATGCTCATATCACGAGTTTTACTTAGTCAAAAATTATGTTCTTTATATGTATAAACTCTTGAGAATGTCATATTTATCATGGACTTGGAATGGTCAAGTTTCACCGTGTGGATTTTCCTCAGTAGTCCCTCAAAGACTGGCATGATTTCATGTTCCAGTTACATCATTTATGACCTGAACTTACTAACAGTTTCATAACTCAAGATCCAGGCCATGTTCTTGCGTGATTCCAATTGGACAAGATAGCCAACTCATCTAGCTTCGATTTGCTATATGGTTCACCTTGTGGTTCATCTTGAGTCAAGAGTTATGGCTTAAAAGCGCCACTACGTCTTTGAAATGTACAAATGGACGTTCACTGACGACTGTCGATACTAAATTGATCATATCTCTCAAACCGGACAACATATGAAGCCTCAAAGTCCTCATTTGGAACATAGCATGTCTTTGAACTTTAAGTTCGACTGCTGTCACTCAAAGctccatatctcgagttatagatCAGTATTGTGGGTGATTCTTATTGGATGTGAAAGCTAAAATCCTTAGCTTTAAAATGGTATATCCTAAATTCAATATTTCTTATTCTTTTCATTCCAGGTTCGACATTCAAATGCACACAGTAGCCTATGATTGCTACTTTTGAATCAGAAACCAAATACGAACTTTTTTTGAAGGGAAAGACGTGAATTTCATTAGCTTTATTTATTAAAGAAACGCGAAATTTAGGAATATTTCGACTACACTGACAAGAAAGAACTTACTTCACCATACATAACTCAAATCCtaattaatcaaaaaaaaaaacagaactcCATCcctaattaataaaaaaaacaaatagaaaTTCGAAAAGCAATCTTCTCGTTGAGCTAGACCAATTCTCCAAGGCTTCATATGTCATCATCCTGTGTGAGATCAATGATCTCAATCTCGTCATCTTTGGTTAAATCAATAAACACAACATAATCATCCTTTGTCAGATCTATAATCTCGACTTCTTTTTTTTCCGCTAATTCTTCAGGCTCCTTCTTTACCTCTACAATTTTTTTAGCCAAATTAATAATATCAAATTCATTCGCCTCTTCTTTTATCTCCTTCAACAATAAATTATTTTTCGAAGGGAACACTCGCTTTTTGTTTACCCCGTTTTTGTACCCGGCATGATTTACAAAATCCGAGTCCGTTCAAACTATTATTTCTAGTGCCTTTCATATTAAGatcttttttatttgttttgaaTGAAAGTGTTTACAGCTTATATGCTACTTATATAGCCATAGAGCAACCACCCTATCTTATCAAAGAGTTATCAACTCCTTAAAAGAAGGATTAGGATAACAAATCTGTTGAATTGCGCCAAAAAGAATGGGATTTTGGCGCCAAAATCACATTACAATCATATACAGAGTAAATATCTTTGTTTTATCGGCTAATGGGCTTATATTCACCGCGTAGTTGCTATACAAATGGAATTTAAGACGgagcttaagacgggtcaaatattattCTATTTGTATAGATATAGAAGTAAATTTTGTTATTTAGGTCATTTCCCTCTTTTGTATTATTTTTAACCCGTTTCAACGTTAAGACGAATATACCCAACTTAAGAGAGAGTTAAAGTTCTACACAAACGAAATTTGAGTCGATCCGTTAAATTTGAGTTAACTTAATATGTAACTAGTTTAAATCCCGCGCAATTAATGCGtatttataaagtttttttttttacaacttaatcatgctaaattaacacctaactaatttttcatatttcacgtcaTTATATTTTAATTCGAGCAAAAAAAATTGAACTGGAAATTAATCCAAGAGAAATGTGTAATGTGCTGAAATgtataatgaaatacattataattaataatttccttaattagtgaatataattaaattatcaatagctTACTTATTTAAAAAGAAGCTTTTCACGGAAAATTTGTGAGTTCACTTACTATATCGATTTCACAATGAACATATTATCAAGTTATGGTATCAATAACTAATATCACAATGTactttcaaaattttaatttagaCCAATATTTCATGTTATATTTATTCTTAGGTGCATATATAAAGTTAAATATTTACGATGTATAAAATGTTAATTATCTATTTGGATCGTTACTAAGTTAATTCGATATTAGGTCATTCATCGTGTCGAGTCATCATCTGGTCACATGTTATTTTGGATGGGTTTCACATCAAATCGAGTTAAGAAAATATGTTACCGATATAGTCAATTTAATATCGGTTATTCAATTTAGTTAGGCTTAACTTAGTTCACCATCCTTCGAAATCATTCTGTTTAGCTTAATTTAGCTCAATTCAATTCAGTACCGTCTTCAATTCAATTTATTAACACTTGTGTATTTTAAGTATAACTTTACTTTATAAATATATTCCAAACATATAATTTTGTCATTGataaaaattactccctcctattcccgaTAATTATCTCGTTGTTGAAAtgacacaagaattaagaaagtgagttAAATAATGTAACGTATTGTGGTGGGttaaggtaattggagagagagagaaggtattGTGGAGTATTATTGTGGATGGAGTGATTataataagtattgttgtgggggtgAGGTGAGGTATTGTTGTGGGTTaaaatgattaaaataagtataaaagtttactaaAAATGGACAATGAGACATTATTATGAAAAGACGGAAATGAAAACTGGGACAGTTATGtagaatagaagggagtataaAATATTAAATTGTCGCGATAAAATTTTAACATATTATATAATCCCTCCGTTAGTAATTTGGTTACCTTTGATTTAAATACCGTTCACGAAGTCACGAGTAataaaaaacgtaaacaaatcaCGTACATAAATGGAGCACAAGAAAACAACATAAGAGTATACTTTACCATTTTTATCGTCTTAATTTATAATATAACATGACGGTCCAATAGAAATGTTTTTTTCAACCACTTTAATTTGCAAAATGACATGTTTCATATTCAAATTCTAACTAaaacaaatacaaaaaaaaaaaaaaaattaacaaaggTGTAAGCAAAAATGAAGTTAAGCCTAAAGATTGTAACTTTGGTGACAAGTAACTAAATATTCAAACTAAggaataaataaaatgcaaacaataaagtattGGAccaatagta
It includes:
- the LOC141638284 gene encoding protein FAR-RED IMPAIRED RESPONSE 1-like — translated: MKFGIRPSKTYLAEAVKSHGFQNLPFLERDMRNLLQKKRQEKLAGPDSVALYNYFMKSMKESNNFFFAMDLECDGRIRNVMWVDSRSRAAYKDFSDFVGLDSTYLKNKYEMPFAPFIGINHHGQTILLGCALLSSEDIETYRWLLRTWVDCMGGVAPKAIITDQSVPITKAIKLEMPNTRHRWCLWHIMEKQNKKFKSYKYFHEIKGAMSRCVYDSMSVDEFEASWKEFVDLYELKNNAWLYTLYKDRHRWVPTFLIDCFGGHVNYTKK